CCAAGTTGCTTTCGGGTAACTGGCGGATTCGGAAGCCTTCTTTGGATACTGCTTGTGCGAATTCTTGGTAATCTTTGTTCTTAGGTTTGAAAGTAACCATACAAATTCTGGATGCTTCTTCTGTTGGGCTTAAGATATCCAATCGACTTTTCATTGCAGATAAGCCTTTGAATAGGTAGTTATTTAATTCTCTAACTCTATTTTCTATTTTTTGCTTTCCAATATTTATTTGAAACTCAGCAGACGCTGCCGCTCCTTCGTACATTGGTTTGCTTTGCGATCCATAATCGAAACGATGTGCGGTAGGGTTATAACCTTTTATCAAAGGTGGGTTTGAATACATGTCCCATCCAGTGTCGGAATAGGCTCCTACTTGGATGGCTTGTAGCTTGTCCAGTATTTCTTCTCGTAGGTATAAAAAACCTGTCCCATTTGGCCCTAGCATCCATTTGTGGCAAGAGGTGGCGTAAAAATCGCAGCCTAAATCGTGCAAGTCTAAATCAAATGTGCCAGAACCGTGTGCACCGTCGATAGCGGTAAAGATGTCTTTCTTTCGGGCAAATTCAGCAATTTCTTTGATAGGAAAAACCAAACCAGTAGTACAGGTAATATGTGGAATGGCTATAGCTTTGGTACGCCTTGTTGTTAGTTTTTTGATCAAGTCAAGGTTCTCAGCTTGAGTAGCTTTAGGTTCAAAAGGAATGAGCTTAATACCATCTAGCTTTGCCCTATTGAGCCATGGAAGAGCATTTCCCACATGTTCATGCAAACTGATAATTACTTCGTCTCCTTTTTTTAATGGCAAACCCCAGCATACAATATTAATTCCCTCGGTGGTGTTGTGAGTAAGCGATATTTCTTCAGTTTTTGCACCTACAAACTTTGCTAAAACTTCTCTCGCATGAGTTGTATGGCCATATTCTCCACTTGTATTGGTTGCTTTAAATGATTGTTGAATAGTATCTAAAACCACTTGAGGTGATGGGCCAAAAGTACCATTATTGAGATAAACACGCTTATCTGTCAGTGGGAATTGCTTTCGTATTCCTTGCCAATAGCCACTTTCCTTTTTTTGTCCAAAAGTAATATTTGAGATAAGAGTTGAACTTGCAACTGTTCCTAAAAATGATCTACGTGTTTGTTTCATTACTTCTAAGTAGGAGAAACATTTGCAAAAAAACGATTGAATTGCAGTGAAGTTTTTCAAAAAGTGGTGTGAAAATAACTAATGTGTAATTCTAGCTTCTAAAAATATAATTCTTTTTAACTTGTGCTTAAATTAACCCTTCTAATGAAGATAAAATTACTCTTGTTATTGGTAGTTTTTAGTACCAGCACTGTAGCTCAACAAATTGTCAATAGAGACATTAAGATTTCAGGTTTGGTTGAAGGGGTTTCTTCTGATACGCTTGCCGCCTATGTGAATAAACTCGTGAGCTTTAAAACTAGAAGCACATTGAGCAATACAAGCAGTAAAACGGAAGGTATTGGTGCTGCGAGAAACTGGGTTTTGGAAAAGTTTCAGTCATTTGTTCAGAGGTCTCCCGCAGAAATGAAAGCATATATTGACTCTTGGCAACTCGCACCAAATGGGCGTAGAGTGGATCGTGAAATCACTATGGGTAATGTGATTGCTGAGCTAAAAGGAAATGACCCTAACGATAAAAGAGTGATCATGGTTAGTGGTCACATTGATAGCCGAGTTACCGATGTCATGGACAGCACCTCTATTGCTCCCGGAGCCAATGACGATGGTAGTGGAACCGTAGCAGTTATAGAACTGGCAAGGGTTTTATCTCAAAGATCATGGCCTACAACCATCATTTTTACTGTATTTACGGGAGAGGAGCAAGGACTTTTAGGTGCTGAGCATATGGCAGCAACAATGAAAAAAGATAGCATTGATCTCATAGCTCTGCTTAACAATGACATTATGGGCAGCAACAATAGCAGTCAAACTCGTATCATAAATAATAATATTGTTCGAGTCTTTAGTGAAGGGATTCCAGCATTTGAAATGGATGCCAAAGCGGGAGCAATTCGCCAATATGGTTATGAAAACGATGGTGGTCCTCGCCAGCTAGCTCGGTATGTAAAAGAAATAGGTGAGCGGTATGTAGATAATATGGAGGTTCGACTTATTTATCGAAATGACCGATTTTTACGAGGTGGTGATCACACACCATTTGTAAACAGTGGTTTTGATGCAGTTCGCTTGTCGGAAATGAACGAGAATTATTTGCATCAGCATCAAGACCTTAGAATAGAAGAAGGAGTGGAATATGGAGACTTGGCGAAGTTTATGGATTTCGAATATTTGAGAAAAAACACAGCAGTAAACCTTGCTACACTTAGCAACCTTGCAAGTGCTCCTCCAGTGCCAGTTGAAGTTAAAATTGATGTAAGAAACTTAGAAAACTACACCACGCTAACTTGGCAGCCGGGCGATGTAGCTCGCACGGCAGGTTACTATGTACTCATGCGTGAAACGGATGCTAATCAGTGGCAAAAGAAGTTTTATACCACAGAAACCAAAATGAGACTTCCTTATTCAAAAGATAATTACTTCTTTGCGGTGCAAAGTGTAAGCGATGGTGGGCACGAAAGCCTACCTGTAATACCTCGAGTATTATTTAGAAGATAAATTCAACCCAATTTTTAAAATGAAAAGAAGAGACTTTTTGACCAAAACAATTGTGACAGGATCAGTATTAACAGCTTTACAGGCTCATGGATCGCTAGAGCCTACCAGAAATCCAGCGGCTCCAAGGCTTAAGTTTGCCGTTATAGGTATGAATCATGGTCATATTTATTCCATGGCCCGGTCTATCATCAGAGGTGGAGGTGAGTTGAAATGCTATTTTGCCAAAGAAGCTGAGCTGAACGGAAGCTTCGGGAAAGCTTTTCCAGATGCAAAGCAGGCAAAAAGTGAAGCAGAAATATTGAATGATCCCGAAATCAAACTTGTCCTAAGTGCAGGTATTCCTATTGACCGAGCACCTTTAGGAATAAGAGCTATGAAAGCAGGGAAAGATTACATGAGCGATAAGCCTGGAATCATCACACTGGAGCAACTTGCCGAAGTGAAAAAGGTACAAAAAGCCACAAACAAAAAATACATCATTGTATATAGTGAGCGATTTGAAAATAGAGCGACAATCAAAGCTCAAGAACTCGTAGCCAATGGAGAAATTGGAAAAGTAGTTCAAACGATTGGTTTGGGGCCACACTCCATGCATCCAGAAGATAGACCAGAATGGTTTTTCGATATGAAACAAGTTGGTGGAATAATCACTGATATTGGTTCTCATCAGTTTGATCAGTTTTTATATTTCACGGGTTCTACAGAAGCCAAAGTATTGGCTGCTCAAGTGAAAAATGTGGCAAATCAACAATATAAAGGTTTTGAAGATTTTGGTGATGTGATGGTACAAGGAAATAATGGCTCAGGCTACATTCGTGTAGATTGGTATTCTCCCAAAGGCTTGAAAACTTGGGGTGATGGAAGGCTTACTATTTTAGGAACCGAAGGTTTCATTGAAATACGTAAAAATATCGATATAGCTAGGTATCCGAATGGAAACCATCTGTATATATCTAACCAAGAAGGTACAAAATATTTGGATTGTAATGATGTAGAGCTGCCTTTTGGTCCACAAGTAGTAGATGATGTGATCAATAGAACCGAAACTGCGATGACTCAAGCTCACTGTTTTCTTGCGATGGAATTGGCATTGAAGGCACAAGCAATGGCTAACAAAAAGTAATTCGTTTTTACAAAATAATGTACGCTAGAAATTGAAATAGTTTCTAAATGAAAGCGTGCGTCGAGTTTTCAAAATCTATCATTAGAAACTTAACCGTAAGAGTTTCTATTTAAACTTTTATTGATTTATGTTTTTTAAAAAGACCCTACCTCTTTTTCTCATATATATCCTTTTCTCATGTACAAACTCTCAACCAACCGAGGACTTATTTCCTGATGGCACTCCCATTCCTGCCTGGTTCCGTGAAAATGAGAAGGTCAAATTGGAGGATTTTGAGAATCAATACATTGTTACTGATCATGGTATTGTAAATGACAGTACGATTTTACAAACGGATACTTTTCAAAAAATAATTGATAAAGCATCGGAAAATGGAGGTGGTGTAGTTGTCATTCCTGAAGGTGTATTTATGAGTGGTGCATTGTTCTTTAAACCCAAAACACATTTACACATTAGTGAGGGTGCTGTGTTAAAAGGCTCTGATGATATCAGTAATTATCCACTGATCCCTTCTCGCATGGAAGGGCAGTCATTGGACTATTACGCGGCATTTATAAATGCATATAATGTAGACGGTTTCACGATTTCGGGGAAAGGAACAATAGACGGTAATGGTCTAAACTTTTGGAAGGCTTTTTGGAAACGCAGAGAAGAAAATCCCAAATGCACCAATCTTGAAGTGTCACGGCCTAGGTTGGTATTTATAAGGGAATCAAATGATGTCCAGCTTCAGGAGGTTTCGCTCAAAAATGCGGGATTTTGGAGTAGCCATTATTATAAATGTAACAATGTAAAAATTCTTGATCTTAGCATTACCTCACCACACGAACCTATCAAAGCTCCTAGTACTGATGCCATCGACATAGATGTCTGTTCAAATGTGCTCATCAAAGGTTGTTACATGGCGGTGAATGATGATGCAATTGCTCTCAAAGGTGGAAAAGGCCCTTATGCTGACGAAGATCCCAATAATGGTGAAAATACAAATATCATTATTGAAGATTGTGAGTTTGGTTTTTGCCACTCTGCTTTAACTTGTGGAAGTGAGTCAATTCACAACAAGAATATCTTGTTTAGAAACATCAAAGTTAACAATGCAGTACGTATTCTTTGGCTTAAAATGAGACCAGATACACCTCAGAAATACGAATATATTACTGTTGATAATGTAAGCGGAAATGCTCGCAGCTTGCTTTATATCAAGCCATGGACTCAGTTTTTTGACCTAAAAGGACGTCCAGATGTGCCTGTTTCTTACTCAGATCATATAACGCTCAAAAACATGAAAGTGAAAT
This portion of the Spirosomataceae bacterium TFI 002 genome encodes:
- a CDS encoding Glycosyl hydrolases family 28, with product MFFKKTLPLFLIYILFSCTNSQPTEDLFPDGTPIPAWFRENEKVKLEDFENQYIVTDHGIVNDSTILQTDTFQKIIDKASENGGGVVVIPEGVFMSGALFFKPKTHLHISEGAVLKGSDDISNYPLIPSRMEGQSLDYYAAFINAYNVDGFTISGKGTIDGNGLNFWKAFWKRREENPKCTNLEVSRPRLVFIRESNDVQLQEVSLKNAGFWSSHYYKCNNVKILDLSITSPHEPIKAPSTDAIDIDVCSNVLIKGCYMAVNDDAIALKGGKGPYADEDPNNGENTNIIIEDCEFGFCHSALTCGSESIHNKNILFRNIKVNNAVRILWLKMRPDTPQKYEYITVDNVSGNARSLLYIKPWTQFFDLKGRPDVPVSYSDHITLKNMKVKCDIWYDMKITENDRLSNFHFENLEIESENADFDPSIIEGLKMKNVIVNGTKIAE
- a CDS encoding Peptidase family M28, whose translation is MKIKLLLLLVVFSTSTVAQQIVNRDIKISGLVEGVSSDTLAAYVNKLVSFKTRSTLSNTSSKTEGIGAARNWVLEKFQSFVQRSPAEMKAYIDSWQLAPNGRRVDREITMGNVIAELKGNDPNDKRVIMVSGHIDSRVTDVMDSTSIAPGANDDGSGTVAVIELARVLSQRSWPTTIIFTVFTGEEQGLLGAEHMAATMKKDSIDLIALLNNDIMGSNNSSQTRIINNNIVRVFSEGIPAFEMDAKAGAIRQYGYENDGGPRQLARYVKEIGERYVDNMEVRLIYRNDRFLRGGDHTPFVNSGFDAVRLSEMNENYLHQHQDLRIEEGVEYGDLAKFMDFEYLRKNTAVNLATLSNLASAPPVPVEVKIDVRNLENYTTLTWQPGDVARTAGYYVLMRETDANQWQKKFYTTETKMRLPYSKDNYFFAVQSVSDGGHESLPVIPRVLFRR
- a CDS encoding Predicted dehydrogenase encodes the protein MKRRDFLTKTIVTGSVLTALQAHGSLEPTRNPAAPRLKFAVIGMNHGHIYSMARSIIRGGGELKCYFAKEAELNGSFGKAFPDAKQAKSEAEILNDPEIKLVLSAGIPIDRAPLGIRAMKAGKDYMSDKPGIITLEQLAEVKKVQKATNKKYIIVYSERFENRATIKAQELVANGEIGKVVQTIGLGPHSMHPEDRPEWFFDMKQVGGIITDIGSHQFDQFLYFTGSTEAKVLAAQVKNVANQQYKGFEDFGDVMVQGNNGSGYIRVDWYSPKGLKTWGDGRLTILGTEGFIEIRKNIDIARYPNGNHLYISNQEGTKYLDCNDVELPFGPQVVDDVINRTETAMTQAHCFLAMELALKAQAMANKK
- a CDS encoding Selenocysteine lyase/Cysteine desulfurase — protein: MKQTRRSFLGTVASSTLISNITFGQKKESGYWQGIRKQFPLTDKRVYLNNGTFGPSPQVVLDTIQQSFKATNTSGEYGHTTHAREVLAKFVGAKTEEISLTHNTTEGINIVCWGLPLKKGDEVIISLHEHVGNALPWLNRAKLDGIKLIPFEPKATQAENLDLIKKLTTRRTKAIAIPHITCTTGLVFPIKEIAEFARKKDIFTAIDGAHGSGTFDLDLHDLGCDFYATSCHKWMLGPNGTGFLYLREEILDKLQAIQVGAYSDTGWDMYSNPPLIKGYNPTAHRFDYGSQSKPMYEGAAASAEFQINIGKQKIENRVRELNNYLFKGLSAMKSRLDILSPTEEASRICMVTFKPKNKDYQEFAQAVSKEGFRIRQLPESNLDAIRISTHIYNSKEEIDSFLKVVERHV